A window of Theropithecus gelada isolate Dixy chromosome 14, Tgel_1.0, whole genome shotgun sequence contains these coding sequences:
- the WNT11 gene encoding protein Wnt-11: MRARPQVCEALLFALALQTGVCYGIKWLALSKTPAALALNQTQHCKQLEGLVSAQVQLCRSNLELMHTVVHAAREVMKACRRAFADMRWNCSSIELAPNYLLDLERGTRESAFVYALSAAAISHAIARACTSGDLPGCSCGPVPGEPPGPGNRWGGCADNLSYGLLMGAKFSDAPMKVKKTGSQANKLMRLHNSEVGRQALRASLEMKCKCHGVSGSCSIRTCWKGLQELRDVAADLKTRYLSATKVVHRPMGTRKHLVPKDLDIRPVKDSELVYLQSSPDFCMKNEKVGSHGTQDRQCNKTSNGSDSCDLMCCGRGYNPYTDRVVERCHCKYHWCCYVTCRRCERTVERYVCK, from the exons ATGAGGGCGCGACCGCAGGTCTGCGAGGCGCTGCTCTTCGCCCTGGCGCTCCAGACCGGCGTATGCTATGGCATCAAGTGGCT GGCACTGTCCAAGACACCAGCAGCCCTGGCACTGAACCAGACGCAACACTGCAAGCAGCTGGAGGGCCTGGTGTCTGCACAGGTGCAGCTGTGCCGCAGCAACCTGGAGCTCATGCACACGGTGGTGCACGCTGCCCGTGAGGTCATGAAGGCCTGTCGCCGGGCCTTCGCCGACATGCGCTGGAACTGCTCCTCCATCGAGCTCGCCCCCAACTATTTGCTTGACCTGGAGAGAG ggaCCCGGGAGTCGGCCTTCGTGTATGCGCTGTCGGCCGCCGCCATCAGCCACGCCATCGCCCGGGCCTGCACCTCCGGCGACCTGCCGGGCTGCTCCTGCGGCCCCGTCCCAGGTGAGCCACCCGGGCCCGGGAACCGCTGGGGAGGATGTGCGGACAACCTCAGCTACGGGCTCCTCATGGGGGCCAAGTTTTCCGATGCTCCTATGAAGGTGAAAAAAACAGGATCCCAAGCCAATAAACTGATGCGTCTACACAACAGTGAAGTGGGGAGACAG GCTCTGCGTGCCTCTCTGGAAATGAAGTGTAAGTGCCATGGGGTGTCTGGCTCCTGCTCCATCCGCACCTGCTGGAAGGGGCTGCAGGAGCTACGGGATGTGGCTGCTGACCTCAAGACCCGATACCTGTCGGCCACCAAGGTAGTGCACCGACCCATGGGCACCCGCAAGCACCTGGTGCCCAAAGACCTGGATATCCGGCCTGTGAAGGACTCAGAACTCGTCTATCTGCAGAGCTCACCTGACTTCTGCATGAAGAATGAGAAGGTGGGCTCCCACGGAACACAAGACAG GCAGTGCAACAAGACATCCAATGGAAGTGACAGCTGCGATCTTATGTGCTGCGGGCGTGGCTACAACCCCTACACAGACCGCGTGGTCGAGCGGTGCCACTGTAAGTACCACTGGTGCTGCTACGTCACCTGCCGCAGGTGTGAGCGTACCGTGGAGCGCTATGTCTGCAAGTGA